Proteins found in one Miscanthus floridulus cultivar M001 chromosome 4, ASM1932011v1, whole genome shotgun sequence genomic segment:
- the LOC136551445 gene encoding uncharacterized protein: protein MDNIGDAGYEENLFFNLGTGDDSSSEDGDDSRLDGTDTSSPSKGNHSGGGEANYGKEAGNVGYDKEMFGSTANVGDRYGGYDKVGIVTKDIYNYCSKNKRSRIAEGDARTILVLMLKRKNSDPDFYFDYKVDDDNLPHQTDGTFCGLFVLKYMELWDGTRLVRDFTQDDVHIFRMSMIADIIFSPTNDIEESK from the exons ATGGACAACATCGGTGATGCTGGATATGAGGAGAATTTATTCTTCAATCTTGGGACCGGTGATGATAGTAGTTCTGAGGATGGTGATGATAGTAGGTTAGACGGTACGGATACAAGTTCTCCATCGAAAGGCAACCATTCCGGCGGTGGCGAGGCCAACTATGGAAAG GAAGCTGGCAATGTCGGTTATGACAAGGAAATGTTCGGAAGTACTGCAAATGTTGGGGACAG ATATGGAGGATATGACAAAGTTGGCATTGTTACTAAGGATATTTACAACTATTGTTCTAAGAACAAGAGGTCAAGAATCGCAGAAGGTGATGCAAGGACAATTCTAGTTCTCATGCTGAAGAGGAAGAACAGTGATCCAGATTTTTATTTTGATTATAAAGTCGATGATGACAATTTGCCACATCAAACTGATGG AACCTTCTGTGGGTTATTTGTGCTCAAGTATATGGAGCTCTGGGATGGAACAAGGCTAGTCCGAGATTTCACACAG GATGACGTGCACATCTTTCGGATGAGTATGATTGCGGACATTATATTTTCCCCGACAAATGATATTGAAGAATCGAAATAG